The DNA region AAATCTGAGTTGCCACTTAATTACAATTTAGGAAAATTAGGGAAGTTTTGGCTAATTACAAAATTTCCTTTATTGAGTTACGAGGTATTGAAGTTGCAGAAGTATGCCAAATATTTGAGCGGATTAATCAAGCTGGCAAACTTTTGAATATCTTTGATATTGTGGTAGCTAAGACTTTTCGGATTGAGGACAAAAAGAATAATATTTCTGGGTTTTACCTTCGGGAATTAATTAATAATCTTAGAGAGTCTATTGCTAACAGTCAATATGCAAGAGTTGATGATTGGACATTGCTCCAGATGCTAGCTGTAGTAATAAAACTTGAATTTCCCGAAGCTGGGATACAAAATATTACTGATATGTATCTTAATAAGCTAAAAACAGAACATATTGAAGCTGTATGGTCTAATTTTAAAATAGCCGTTGCTAAAACTTTTGATTTCTTTGATAATATTTTGCATATAAAGGGTGGAAGATTAATTCCTTACCGATATTTATACCTGACTATTACAGCATACTTTTATCGGAATGATAAACCAGATTATAGTTTTTTAAATAAGTATTTTTGGTATTATAGTTTTCATAATGCAGATTTACTAACAAATACTACTCACCTCTGGCAACATATATACTTTGTTAATCAACAAAAGGCTAATAGTACTTCTTCATTCAATAAATTTGATATTGATAAGAATTCTCTAAGAAAATCTTTCTACAGTTATAAAGGTCGCTTATCCAGAGCAATACTATCACTTTATGCAAACCACAAGCCGCAAGATTGGGCAAAACCTCATAGAGATGTTTTGTCTGATGTTTATTATTTGCTAACAGATAAACCTAACTTACACCATATATTTCCAGTTAACTTTATTAAGCAAAGTGGCATTGCTAGCCAAATAGAATGTGACAGCTTGATGAATATTGCCTATCTGTCTCAAATCACTAATTTGAAAATTAGCGATAGAAATCCATTAAATTATCTCAAAGAATATGACGAGCCTGATTTAGAAACAGTGCTACGCTCTCATCTTATACCAACGATTATTCTTGAATGGTCAAGAGCCGATGTACTTCCTGAAAACGCCCTAACAATTTTTATTGAAGAAAGGATAAACCTGTTATTAGAGGCTTTGAGACTAAAGTTAGAAGGGATTGAATTTAATATTTTTGATATGGGTAATCACTATATCCCTAAATAAAAGATAACAAAGAGCGTTCCGCAATTGGGAACGCTCTTTTTTGATAAATTCTATTCAGATAATATGAATTTAAATTGAAAATTGCTAATTCTTAAAATTAGGCATGGAGATTTGCTTGTTCTTCCAACCAAGGATCTACAGGTTGCCCATCTTTGCGCCGTAATTCAATTTCCACTACCATCACTTCTTTAGAACCAGGAGGCGCAGGTTTTTTATGGAAAAGAATGTCATAATCTTCTGGATTGTGTTTGTGTTCTTTCAACCATTCCTGTACCTTGGTGGTGGCAAAAAATGATTGCCCCTGTTCAAACATTCGAGTAATCTGCAATTGTAGTGTGTAAGGATTTATCCGACCCATTTTCTACCGCCTTTGTTAAGTTAATTGTAGGACAAGTAATCTGCTTACTCTAGATAATCTAATGTTAGTGCGAAGTACGCACATCTGACACTTTGCATACTGCTATCTGTAGAAACAAAGTCCGAACTTAGTTTGATGAATGCTCTCAGAAAGCGCCTATTTTGCTGCAATTTGTCTTCCAGAGGTTAACAAATTATTATTTGTGGTGTTTGGTTTTCACCTAGTAATGTTATAATGTTATCTCTAAAAAATGTTGAAAACTTGACTGCGCTCCACGACTGAAGTTGTACGTACAGTAAGGGCGAAGGAACAGATTAGTTAAGGATTATTCAGCATTTTCCACTCCCTTTACAACATTTTACTACTTAATTCTGTTATAGATTGGAGAGAGGCACGCCGCTTCAAAAACTGACCAACAGACTGAGATGGTTGTTATGAAGAGCAAAAATAAACCTGTTTTCGCTTTAATTGTAAAAAGCACTATTGTCTTTTTACCCTTACTGCTGTCCCCTGGAATTGCCAGTGGACAATCTGCACCATCACCTTCCCCAGCACTAACTCCTGCTTTGGTGTTATCGAATCAGGAACGGGAAGAATTAGCGCGACTAAGAGCGGAAAAGGGAATTCAACAGCAAGTCCAATCTGATTTTAATAGCGCTTTTAGTCGGACAACTATCTTACTCAATGTCTGGCTAGTTATATTAAGTCTATTTCCAGTCGCAATTATTGCTTTATTTTGGCTCCTGCGACGGGTGGTAATCCGTGAAATTGTTGATAGAGCTATGCAACAATTACAGGGAATGGAAAAATTGCAAAATCAGCTAGCCAGTGCTAAACAAGAGGCTGAAAATCTTATTCAAGAAGCTAAAAAAATAAATTATGAATTAGAAGAGGAAACGGCTAATTTACAAGAAGAGATTAAAAACGAACAAAAAAAATATTTATCTAACCTTACATCTGAACTAAATTTAGCTAAATCACAGGTATTAAGTAGATTAGAAACTGAACTTAAAAAATCTCAAGAAAATATACAAACTTTAGAGTCAGAATTTGCTTCTGGGCTATCTAAGTTAGAGTTTGATGCTCAACAAAAAAGAGATATAGCGCTAGATAATCTAGGAAAAGTAGCATCTGTAATTGCAGAAGAACTATCTAATTTAAAGTTAGGTGTGCAACAACAGCAACAACTAGCTGTTGCTGATTTAGAAGTATCAAGGTCTGAGTTTATATCTCAACTTTTTGGATGGCAGTCTGATGCTCAAAAGCAAAAGGATATAGCTATTGAAAGTTTAACAAATTTGCAGTCAAAATTTGCGGAAGAATTATCTAAATTACAGGTAAATGCTCAGAAACAAAAAGATATCACAGTTGATAATTTAGGAAGATTAGATCAGGAATTAAAATTTCAATTATCTGAATTACAGGTAGATGCTCAAGAACAAAAAAACAAAATTATTGAGAGTTTAACAACATTGCAGTCAGAATTTGCAACTCAACTATCTGAATTACAAGTAGATGCTCAAACACGCAAAGAGCTAATCATTGAAAATTTAGAAAAATCAGGTTCTGAGTTTACTTCGCAATTCTCAGATTTACAATGGAATGCTCAACAGCAAAAGATTCTAATTTTGGAGAAGTTAGAAAGACTAGAAGCTGAGTTTGTCTCTCAACTCTCTGAGTTACAATTGGATGCCCAAGAAAGAAAGGATCTCATCCTTCAGGAACTAACTGAAATTACACCTAAATCTATCCTAGAGGCGGTGAATTATGAAGTTGACGTTGAGATGAAAGCTGCATCCATCCCAGAGGTTGTAAATTCTGAAGTTGAGGAAGAAATACAAGAACAGCCACAACAACCAGAATTCACTGCTGATGAGTATGTACAACAGGGAGATGAGCTATTTTCCCAAAAGCGCTATGAAGATGCGATCGCAGCTTACAACCAAGCGGTTAAAATCCAAGCTGATGAACCTGTAACTTGGTTAAAACGAGGTCTAACTCTAGGGAGATTGAAACGCTATAAAGATGCGATCGCATCATACAATAAAGCTATTGCGATTCAACCAGATTATCATCAAGCTTGGTGCGATCGCGGCGTTGCTTTTGGGAACTTACAACAGCATCAGCAAGCCTTTGACTCATTTGATAAAGCTACACAAATCAAGCCTGATGATGCAGTTGCTTGGTTAAATCGCGGTCTTTCCCTAGTTGCATTAGAACAATATGAAGAGGCAATAGCATCTTTTGAGAAAGCGCTGGAATTCCAACCCAATTCTCCCAAAATCTGGGATAAACGCGGTTATACCTTGGTAAGATTGGGACGCGATGATGAAGCGATCGCTAGTTTTAACAAAGCCTTAGAAATTAACCCAGATTATGCTAGTGCCTATTATAACAAAGCAGCCTGTTACGCACTGCAAAGACAAGTTGAACTATCTCTGTTCACTTTACAACAAGCAATTGAACTTAATCCCAGGTATAAAGAAGACGCAGTAACTGACCTAGATTTTGATGACATTGCCGATGATGAACGCTTTAAAGAGTTAGTTGAACAGTAAAAATCTAAAAGGCATTGGGCATTAGTTATTCCACCCCTGCTCCCCCTGCTTCTCTTCCCCCCACTCCCTACTCCCCACTCCCCCCAACTGGCGGATTCTGTTCCCCAGACATCGCTTTGAGTTTAGATGTAAAAGACTCAGAGCGATCGCTTTTTTCTGGAGTAAATTGCCCGATTGGGGCATGAATGGGAGCAGGTGGGAGTAGTTTTGGCTGTCGTTGATGAGGAATTGGTGATGGTGAAGGCGGTGTACTTTCTTGTGAAGCTTGCCTTTGGCTGATGGCAGATGATAACTGAAACGTTGTTGAAGAAGCAAATTTTCCCGAAACGGCAGACTTCAGGACAGTTTTATTGTCTTTAACTTCCTCCTTCGTTTCTTCATCTACAGATGTTTTTTGTTCGGAACTTTTCAGTTGTAGAGTTGCAGTATTGCTGTGTTGATAGCCGTTGCGAACCTTAGCAGGTGGTAATTGAGGACTCGTAACTTTCTCTACAGTGGGGTTTTTCTTCGCTGGCGGTAGAGCTGGCGCAGGCGATGAAGTCAAGCTTTGGGGAAATTTGCTACAAATCATCCGTTCAAATTCCATGTTGAAATGATATGTAGCCTGATCTCGGCGCTGCCAAAATACTAAAATTTGCTGCACAGAAACAGCTTTATAACGACCTTGATATAGTGCCTCAATCACTGCCAGGTGTAGCCAATTAAGCGGGTATTGAGTTTGCCAACGCTCAACTAGCTCATTGGCAGTATAGCCACTGAGATCGAAACTATAGTTAATTAACAAGGCGATCGCTAAGTTGGCAGAGGTGTCTGGAAGTGTTGTTAACATGGGGCTATTAGCTTTAGGCAATAGGTCTAAGATTTGTCACCCATCGCATATTAGCCTAACGTGCTTTTAACTACATGGTTTTTTTCCCAAGAGTACCAAGCCGATAAGCAGTGTTTCCTATTTTACTTGTCAACTTCCAGAATGCAACCCTATATAGACTGATTTAATGACAGATATTTGCCCAATGGCTACTAATGCCTGATAAACCATTTCTGTGCTGCAACTTTGGCGCGTGTTACCGGACATGAAGGT from Nostoc commune NIES-4072 includes:
- a CDS encoding tetratricopeptide repeat protein — translated: MKSKNKPVFALIVKSTIVFLPLLLSPGIASGQSAPSPSPALTPALVLSNQEREELARLRAEKGIQQQVQSDFNSAFSRTTILLNVWLVILSLFPVAIIALFWLLRRVVIREIVDRAMQQLQGMEKLQNQLASAKQEAENLIQEAKKINYELEEETANLQEEIKNEQKKYLSNLTSELNLAKSQVLSRLETELKKSQENIQTLESEFASGLSKLEFDAQQKRDIALDNLGKVASVIAEELSNLKLGVQQQQQLAVADLEVSRSEFISQLFGWQSDAQKQKDIAIESLTNLQSKFAEELSKLQVNAQKQKDITVDNLGRLDQELKFQLSELQVDAQEQKNKIIESLTTLQSEFATQLSELQVDAQTRKELIIENLEKSGSEFTSQFSDLQWNAQQQKILILEKLERLEAEFVSQLSELQLDAQERKDLILQELTEITPKSILEAVNYEVDVEMKAASIPEVVNSEVEEEIQEQPQQPEFTADEYVQQGDELFSQKRYEDAIAAYNQAVKIQADEPVTWLKRGLTLGRLKRYKDAIASYNKAIAIQPDYHQAWCDRGVAFGNLQQHQQAFDSFDKATQIKPDDAVAWLNRGLSLVALEQYEEAIASFEKALEFQPNSPKIWDKRGYTLVRLGRDDEAIASFNKALEINPDYASAYYNKAACYALQRQVELSLFTLQQAIELNPRYKEDAVTDLDFDDIADDERFKELVEQ